CGAAGTCGCGGTTGATGTCGTAGCCATCCGCGTTGAAGCGCGAGAGCGCCGCCGCGCCGACCGGGTTCGTCGGCGTGAGCACGACCAGGCGCACGCCGCGGCTCGGATCGAAGCGCTCGAGGATCCGGGGCACCGCGAGCAAGCCCGCGCGCTCGTTGCCGTGAATGCCCGCCATGACGAAGAGGGTGCGCTCGGCCTCCGCGCGCGAGCGCAGCGAGACCATCCGGTGCACGCGCCCCGCGTAGTCCAGGCGCGCCTCCTCACGCACCTCGAAGTCGTCTTCGAACGTCGCGAGGTCGGCGAGGTAGCCGTCGAGGTCGAAGCCGAGCTCCACGAGCCCGAGCTCCTCCTCGCGCGCGGGGTGGCGCTCGGTCGGGTGCCTGAGGTGGTACTTGGCGAAGAGCGCGAGGTCCTTCGGCAGGGTGGAGAGCGAGGGCATGGTCACCTCACCTCCGAGCGTAGCGTGACAGCGGCCGCAATCTGCATGTGGCAATCTGCATGTGCCTTACTCGACGAGGACGAGGATCGTCGGCCTCGAGCTCGGCGACATCGCGCACCATGGTGACCCAGCTCGCGGGGGCCTGGTGGGCCTCGAGGCGCGCGAAGACATCCTCGCGGAACTCGTCGGAGATGTCGCGCTGCCGGTCTCCGGTCTTGCGGCAGAGCAGGGTGACGGCGAAGGTGGCGTTCTCGCTCTGGGGACTGCCCCGAGCCTTGCCTGCCTCCAATCCCGGGTGCTCTCTGGCGTCGCTTCTCATTCGACCGCGGCGCGGAACCGGTAGGCTCTGGGCCGAGGCCGACATGCGACGCAAGACCAAGAAGCAGAGACAGGACGAGCTGCGGGCCCTGGTGCGCGACGCGTATGGGCTCTCGACCGACGCGTTCCGCGCGAGGGCGCACGCGATCACCGACTTCGACGTGCCCATCGGCCGCGACTCCCTGCTCGAGAGGGTCGTCGCCGACGCGCAGCCCGAGAAGGTGCGCATCCTGCTCGACCTCGGCTTGTCCATCGACGCCGACGCCCTGCGCGCCGCCGCCTCGGGGGCGCCGGGTCGGGAGGAGGCCGCGCTCGAGGTGTTCGAGATGCTCATCGACCACGGCGCCGATCCGAACCTCATCGATCGCCATCAACTCACCGCCCTGAGCTCGGCGTGCGACACCAGCAACTGGTCGCGCGAGACCCGCGCGCGCGTCGTCGAGCGCCTGCTGGACGCGGGCGCCGTCCCCGACATCGCCAACAAGCAGGGCGCCACCCCCCTCCACTTCGCGGTCTACGCGCGTCAGGAGCGCGTCGTCGAGCTGCTCGTCCAGGCGGGCGCCGACGTGCACGCCAAGAGCACCGGCGCGTCGCACCACGTGGTCCGCAAGGGCGACACCCCCCTCTCGATGGCGCGCCAGATGGTGGAGCGCCTCGAGAAGCCGAGCGATCTCGTCCACGCCGAGGCCGTGCTCGCGATCCTCGAGGCCGCCGCGCAGGAGACCGGGGTGGCGCCGACGTGACTCGGCGCCCGGAGCTCGTGGCCAAGACTTCGTGGCGGGCTCGAGATCGACGTGAGCCTCCGCGGCCGGGCGAGGCTCCGTCAGAAGAGCGGGGGCACGCACGTGCCAGCCACGCACTCGAGCGGGGCGCAGCACTGCGAGCTGTCGGTGCACGAGGTGCACTCCCCGGCGATGCACGCCTGGTTGCCGCAGTCGCGGCAGGAGGTGCAGCCGCCGCCGGGCTCGTCCGGGCAGTCGCCTCCCAGGGTGGCGGCGGCCGCGTCGTAGTGGATCGTCGTCGAGGCGGTGTTGTGGAAGTCGCCGGCGAAGAGGGCGCCGTACATCTCGAGCGACGAGGTCGATGAGACGACGCCGTAGGGCGCGTAGAAGAGGCCCGCGAGATCCACGTCGCTCGTCAGATCGACCGAGCGCGGGGGATCGAAGCTCGTGTCCACGCCGCCCACGTAGAAGCGCACGTTCCGAGGGTACGCGGGCGATCCGACGCGCAGCGACGCCGACGCGCTCAGCGTCCCCGCGACGTAGACGTCGAGGGTCGCCCCCGGATCGACGACGAACGCCATGGCCGAGCCGGCGCGCACGTCGCCGCTCACGAAGAGCGCGGTGCGACCGTGCGCCGCGATGGTGACGGCGCCGTCGACCTCCTCGAGGTGGTAGTAGCCGCAGGGCAGGTCGAGGCGACGCGGGCCGCCGGACGTCGTGAACACGTCGGGGGAGAGGCCGATCAGCGCGTTGTCGTTGTTCGCGGGCATGGCGTGGTGCGCCACGATCTCGGCGATGGGGATCAGGTCCGCCGCCGAGCACGCGCAGGGCTCGGGCACCGTCACGGGCCCCGCCACGCAGCTCGCGCTCGACACGCTCCCCGGCACGGCGCCGCACTCCGGGACGTGGAGGTCCCCGGCGATCTCGATGGTGCCGTTCAGCTCGCCCCCCACGAACGCGTCCTCGCCGACGCGCGCGGTCTCGGCGGTGCGCAGGTCGTCGGCCGCGTGCACCTCCTGACCGATCGTCGTGTCGGCCGAGTCCAGGCCGCCCACCCCAGCGACGCGCACGTCACCGGAGACGTCGAGCTCGGACGTCGTGATGCGGCCGTTCGCCGCCATGCCGCCGCCCGAGCCGCCGGGCGCATAGGGCCCCGCCGCGCTGTCGAACGCGTCGATCTCGGTCTGCGAGCTCAGACGGGGGAGGCCGATGTCGTTGCAGGAGCAGAGGCCCCAGGTGAAGGAGATCGCGGCGGTCCGGTCCGCGCAGGCCCCCTCCGCGGCGGGCGCGTCGCGGATCACGATGGGCGGGCCACCGCCCTCGCACTTGTCCGGCGCGGGCCCGAGCGGGACGGTGGGGACGCAGCTGCCCATGCATCCTTCGTCGGGGCCGCAGGCCGCGCCGCATGCGCCGCAGTGCGCGCTGTCGGTCGCGGTGTCCACGCACGCCCGGTCACACATCGTGAGGCCCGGCGGGCACGAGTCGACGCACCCTCCCGAGACGCACGCCTGAGAGGCGCCGCAGACCACGCCGCAGGCGCCGCAGTGATCGGGATCGACCGTCGTCACCACGCACTCCGCGCCGCAGCGCGTGGTGAGCCCGGAGCAGCCGGAGCC
Above is a genomic segment from Sandaracinaceae bacterium containing:
- a CDS encoding DUF2817 domain-containing protein — its product is MPSLSTLPKDLALFAKYHLRHPTERHPAREEELGLVELGFDLDGYLADLATFEDDFEVREEARLDYAGRVHRMVSLRSRAEAERTLFVMAGIHGNERAGLLAVPRILERFDPSRGVRLVVLTPTNPVGAAALSRFNADGYDINRDFVRFETEEARVVRALYEREAPDFVISLHEGPQDATFVFANRHVESALVARGLAAMEAGGTELATRDYFGLRLDPPGLSASSAVSRAVHAAWAATLGMMATIRYSEERGIPELVLESSWRDPDAEARIRPHVDLVDAISAAL
- a CDS encoding ankyrin repeat domain-containing protein — encoded protein: MRRKTKKQRQDELRALVRDAYGLSTDAFRARAHAITDFDVPIGRDSLLERVVADAQPEKVRILLDLGLSIDADALRAAASGAPGREEAALEVFEMLIDHGADPNLIDRHQLTALSSACDTSNWSRETRARVVERLLDAGAVPDIANKQGATPLHFAVYARQERVVELLVQAGADVHAKSTGASHHVVRKGDTPLSMARQMVERLEKPSDLVHAEAVLAILEAAAQETGVAPT